The Candidatus Roseilinea sp. sequence CATGGGGGTCGTTGTGAATGTTGGCCTCGGCCGCGGGTGAGACGTTGCCCGGCGTCGCCACGCTCCCGCCCATGATGACGACGTTGCGCGCCGCCTGCGCAATGCGCGGCTCCAACTGTAGCGCCAACCCGACGTTGGTCAGCGGACCGACGGCGACGAGGGTGATCTCGCCCGGCCGAGCCATCACCGTCTCGACGATGAACTGAGCAGCCGGCATGTCGAGCGGCTTTTGGTCGGGGTTGTGCACAGCCGTCCAGCCGATGTTCCCCATGGCGTCGTCGCCGTGCACGAGTTCGCCGGTCTGGCCGCGCGGCCGCACCATGGGGCGATCGGCGCCTTTGGCGACGGGGATGTCGGGACGGCCGGCCAGGTTGAGCAGGTTGAGCGCATTGCGCGTGGTCGCCTCGACGTGCGAATTGCCGAAGACGGTCGTCACGCCGACGACTTCGATCTCCGGCGAAACCAGCGCCAGCAGCAGCGCCATCGCATCGTCAATGCCGGGATCGGTATCAAAAAGGATTTTGAATTTCGGTTGGGCGGTCTGGGCGTCGTTCATCAATAATCGTCACTCGTCCATCATCGCTCTGGCAATGTGAGCGGCGATGCGGGCATTGTTGATCAGCAGCGCGACATTAGCGCGCACACTGGCGCCGCCGGTCAGCTTGGCAATTTGATCGAGCATGAACGGCGTGGCGGCCGGCCCATGGATGCCGGCTTCATCGGCGCGGCGCTGCGCTTCGATGATGGCCTCCTCAGCGACCTCGCGCGGCAGCTCGGCCTCGCGCGGCACCGGCACACACACCAGCTCACCCCCCGGCAGGCCAAGCGCGCGGCGCGCCCGCACGATGCGGACGACGTCCTGGGGCGTCTCGGCGCAAATATCGGCGCGCAGCCCGCTGCGGCGCGTGTAGAAGGCCGGAATCTCGTCCGTTTGGTAGCCGATCACGGGCACGCCCAGCGTCTCCAGGTGCTCGAAGGTGAGCGGCAAGTCGAGCAACGCCTTGGCGCCGGCGCACACCACCGTCACCGGCGTGCGGCTTAGCTCGGTCAGGTCGGCGCTGACATCGAAAGGGTGGCCGCGATGCACGCCGCCGATGCCGCCGGTGGCAAACACCCCGATGCCATGCCTGGCCGCGAGGAACATCGTCGCGGCGACCGTGGTCGAGCCATCCAGCCCCAGGCCAATGACGATGCCGAGATCGCGCACGCTGCACTTGCGCGCATCCCTCGACTTCGCCAACGCCTCGATCTCGTCGTCGCTGAGGCCGATCTTGACCTGGCCGTTGAGCACCGCGATGGTGGCCGGCTGCGCGCCGGCGTCGCGCACGGCTTTCTCGATCTCCTGGGCGACCTGCAAGTTGCGCGGGTAGGCGAAGCCATGCGTGATCAATGTGGATTCGAGGGCGACGATCGGTTGCGCCACTGCAGGGCACATTGTAGCGGCAAGCGCGGGCGGGGCGCCTGGCGTTTTACGGCAGGCCGGCCAGGTAGGCGAGCACTTCGGCTTTGCTCACCACATCGCCATATTTCGAGTTGATGTCGAACAGGTTGGCTTCGTGCGGCTCAGGCCGGCGGTCGCCCACGCACTCGCGCGGCACCATCACGCGAAAGCCATACTGCATGCCATCCACCGCTGTGGCGCGCACGCAGCCGCTGGTGCTGCAGCCGGTCAGGATGACCGTATCCACGCCTTGGGCAGTCAGCAGCGACGCCAGCGATGTGCCGAAGAAGGCGCTGGCATACTGCTTGACGATCACCACATCCTGCGGATGCGGGGCGAGTTCCGGCACGATCTCGGCCAGCGGTTCGCCGGCCACCATTTTGCGCAACACCGGCACTTTTTGCACGAAGATCCCGCCGTCCAGCCCGTTCGGGTTGTATAGCACTTGGGTATAGACCACCAGAACGCCTTTTGCGCGCGCGGCAGCCAGCACGTCCACCGTCTGCATCACGGCGTCGCACACCGGCCCGGCAAACAAAGGGCTGCCCGGGGTGGTATAGGCGCGGATGAAATCCACAACCAGCACCGCCGGCTTTTTGCCAAAGCCCAACCGTCCGTCGAACACGCCTTTGTAGTTTTGCTGAAGACTTTCGTTCATCGCATGTGCTCCTGCGCGTTGTTGCAGCGCATCGCGAGCGCGGACGACGTCTCACGTCTGCCGCGCGCTGCGCTCACCATCAGGCGGATTCAGCGCTCCCGCTCCGCCCCCCAGAGGATGCGCACCAGCCGCTCGCGCATGGGCGCACCCAGCATGCGGTCGGCCAGCACATTGGCCGGGTCTTTCTCAACGATCGTCTTGCGCAACACATGATCGCGTTGAGCGAGGGCCGGCCGGCGCGCCTCGGCGATCGGCTGCGCCTCCTGAACCAGCGTTACCCAGGCGCGCACATAGTGCATCATCACCGGCTCGACGACGCGGCGAAAGTCGTCGAACGGCAGCAACCCGCAGATCGCGATGGGCGAAAGCGTGCTGCGCGTATAGAGGTGCACCGGGTTGAACGCCTTGTAGCGCGGATCGCGCCGCAGCGCAATCCAAGTCTCATTCATCGGCTGCAGATAGCGCTCGCAATAGTCGTAGTCCGTGCAGGCCTCCACGCGTGGAAGAAAGTCACAGTAGCAAAACACATCGGGCGCCGTGCCCAGGGCGAAGCCGAGATGAGGCACTTCTACCGATGGGTCGAGCCAGCAGGTGAGATGGATGTTGGTGAAGCCGGTCTCGGGCTTGCCGATCCACGAGCGCACGATCCAGTCCACGGGGCTGCCGTCGCCGGTGAACGTGGTCATCTCGCCGGCCACGTTCCCCTGCAAGTCGCGGATCGCGCGCACATCGGCGCAGGCGCGATCTTCTCGCAAGCGCAGGCCGGCGCGGATGATCGCCCAGGCGCGCTCGCGCACGCCCAGCAGATATTCGAACGTCGCGGTGTTGTCTGCCGGCTTGTGCGCGTCGAGCACATCGGCGAGGTGTTGCACGGTGTCAGACATGGCAAGACAGGGTGGAGCATCCGTAACGCGATGCTACGCAAATTGCAGCCGGCCGGCCACCAGGCGCGCTTGCGTTTCGCGGCTCAGCTTCCATGCGGCATAGGCAAAGGCGGCGCTGCTCAGCGTATTGATGATCTGCTCCGTCCACTGCAATGGGATGGTTTGTTCTGGAATGCGCGCGAGGCCCTGCAAGATGATGATGGCGACGACGTTGACGATGAAGAGGATGGCGACCTCGCGCTTGCCCATGCGAAAGGCTTGAACGATGCACAATGCGCTCAGGGCAAAGTTGGCCGCCGTCGTCGCGCCTAGCAAGGTGAACTTCCAAGCGCTGCCGGCCGGCGCAGCTATGCCCAGAACAGCGGCAACGGCTAGGAATACGCCGCTGATCCCCAGCGCCATCGCCGGCACATTGAAACCCAGCGGACGACCACGCATCTGCGCCTGCGCCGCCCACAAGGCGCACGCCATCAGTGTGAAGCCAGGCGCGAGCAGGACGAACAGCGCATTCGACATCCATGCGATGTCATTGCCGCTGATCGCCATGTTCAGCTTCCAGGCCGCCTTCAGCCCGCCGCCGAGCATGATCAGCCATGCGCCCGGCAACGCGACGCGACCCGCGGCCCGATTCGTCCGCGCGATCATCTCGGCGAGGAGGAACAAGCCGGCCGATGACAGCATGACGGGCATGAAGTCTTGAAGGGCAAGGGGAACCGTATATTCGTTCATCGAAAGAACCTCCGGATGGCATCTGCGACGAGCGCCGTCTGACGCTCGCAAACATACGTGCCGGCGCCTGGGATGAATTGCTTGCCGGCCTGGCGAGCCGCCGACGCCGCCGGATCCAGACAGCTCAGGAGCGCATCGAACTCGCCGGCCATTAGGTGTATCGGGCAGGTGATGCGCGGCAACTGGGCGGCGAAGTCGTGGCTGAACACGGCGCGGTAGGCGGCGGCGTATTGGTCGCTCGCTCGCAACGTGAGCGTGAACTCGCGATGCGCCAGGTCGAGTGGGACATCCGGCTCTTTGTCCAGGATGCGCCGCCACAGCGGCAACAAGTGCGAACCGTCCAACGCCGGCACGATGGGATGAATCCCGGCGGCGAAGGCGGCGCGCTGCTCGGGCGTGAGATAGGGCGGCCCAGAGAGCATGAGCTTGCGCGCGAAGTCGGGGTGGTCGTGCGCCATCTGCACGGCGATGCTGGCGCCGGTGTGATGGCCGAACAACCAGCACTCCCGCACGCCGAGGGCCTGCAACGCTTCATAGAGCGCCTCTGCGTAGAGCGCAATCGAGGGCGTCGTGGCGGGGGTGAAGGATTCGCCAAAGCCTGGCGTGTCGGGCGCCACGCACACATAGTCGTCCGCCAGCGCGGTCATCAACTTCTCGAACATCACCGACGCGCTGGCCGTCTGATGCAAGAGCACGAGCGGCAGCGATGCCGGTTGCCCTGCGTCGGGCCGGGCGGTGATGCGGTAGTGCACCTGGCCGAAGCGGGTATCGGCGTAGCCCTTGCGAATGCGCGCGTCCATCGGCTTGGCTAAATGTCATGACATTGTATCATTGTGACGAATAGGGGCAAGCGGCAGCGGCAGGCCGCCGCGCCGCGCCCGGTCACACCCATTCATCACACAGCGAGGCAAACCCATGACGGACGCACTTGGTTGGCGAAAGAAATTCGGCGTGCTCGCGCCCAGCACCAACACGATCGTCGAGCCTGATTTCTATGCGATGCGCGTGCCCGGCGTCACGGCGCACTTCTCGCGCATCCACATCCGCGATCAGAATCTGAACAGCGACGCCGCCTTCGAGAACCTGCTTGCGCAGATCCGCGTCGAGATCAATTACGCCATTGACCGGGTGATGACGTGCGAGCCGGACTACATCGTGATGGGCATGAGCGCCGAGACCTTCTGGGACGGCGTGGAGGGCAATCGCGCCTTCAAGCGGCGCGTGAGCGAGCGCGCCGGCGGCCTTGGCGTGGCGACTGGCGCCGAAGCGTGCGAAAAGGCGCTGCAATTATTCGGCGCCCGGCGCATCGGCGTCGTCACGCCTTATCAACCTATTGGCGATCAGAACGTGGTGCGCTTCTTCAACGACATCGGCTTCGAGGTCGCGCGCATCAAAGGGCTGCGCTGCCCCACGGCTGTAGCCATCGCCCACGTCACCGAAGACGAGCTGCGCCGCGCGTTGATCGAGGTGAACGGCGACGACGTGGACGCGCTGGTGCAAGTGGGCACGAACCTCAGCATGGTGAGGCTGGCCGACGAAGCCGAGCGCTGGCTGGGCAAGCCGGTCATCGCCATCAACGCGGCGACATGGTGGTTCGCCCTGCGCCAGAACGGCATCGAAGACAAAGTGTGGGGCGCCGGCCGATTGCTGAGGGAGTTTTGACGCGCGCCGCGCTTCAGACGCAGGACGCGACGCCGCCCACACGCGCGCGCATCGTGCCGCCGGCGCTACGCGCGACCGGCGGCAAAGAGCGCGTCCAATTTGCGCTCGTAAGCCTCGTAGTCGAGGATCGCGTGGAGTTCATCTTGCGTCTGCATCAGCGACAGGACGGCGGTTTGCGCACCATCGCGGCGGATTGTCTCGTACACCGCCAGCGCCGCGCGGCTGGCCGCGCGAAAGGCGCTGATCGGATACAGCACCATGTCCACGCCATGCGCCGCAAACTGCTGCGCGGTGAGCAACGGCGTCAGGCCGAATTCATTCGCGTTGGCCAGCACCGGCACGGCAGCGGCTTCCTTAAAGCGCCGATACATGGCCGGCTCGGTCATCGCCTCGGGGAAGATCATATCGGCGCCGGCTTCAACGTAAGCCGCGGCGCGCTCGATGGCCGCCGCCAGCCCCTCGATGGCCAGCGCATCGGTGCGCGCCATGATGACGAAGCCGGCGTCCGTCCGCGCATCCACAGCGGCCTTGATGCGGTCCACCATCTCGGCCTGGGACACAATCGCTTTGCCGGGCCGATGGCCGCAGCGCTTGGCTTGCACTTGATCTTCGATGTGCAAGCCGGCGGCGCCGGCCTTGATCAGCGCTTTGACCGCGCGCGCGATGTTGAAGGCGCTGCCAAAGCCGGTGTCCACATCCACCAGCAACGGCAAGTCGCAGGCGTCGGTGATGCGACGCGCATCAATCAGCACATCTTCCAGGGCGATGATGCCCAGGTCCGGCGCGCCGAGCGAACTCATGCTCACGCCAGCGCCGGAGAGATGCAAGGCGCGAAAGCCGGCGCGCCGGGCCAGCAACGCATGATAGGCCGTGCTCGCGCCGACGATTTGCAGCGGATGCTCGGCCGCCAGCGCCGCCCACAGCGGGCCTGGCTTCGGCGCGGCTGATCCATGGGTCATGGGTTCGCTCCGATCCGCTCGTCCATCATCGAGGCGCGCAGCAAAAAGGCGCGCGCCAGAGCCGGGTCGGCGGCTGCGGCGCGCAAGCGCCGGTTGCGCTCGGCGCGATAGGCCGGATCGCGCGCGTTCATGTCGCGCGAGTTCTGGTCGGAGCGCATCTGCACCAACGCCAGCGCTGCCGCGCGCCGCTCCTCGGCATACTGTGTCAGCAGCGATTCTGACGCGCCGCGCATCACCCGCGTCAGCTTATCGGCCAGGTTGTGCGCATCGTGGATGCCGCTGTTCATGCCCATGCCGCCGGTCGGATTGTTGATGTGCGCCGCATCGCCCAACAACAGCACCCGACCCACGCGGAAGGACTCGGCGATTCGGCGATGCACGCTGTAGAGCGAAGCGCCCCGCACCGGCACGTCATCGGCCGGCCATGGATCGAGCAAACGCGCCAGCCGCTCGCGAATCGCCCGGGGGTGTAGCGCATCCTCCTCGCGCTCATCTTCATGCACGCGGAAGATCACCCGCACCCCCTCGCGCTGCTGCATGAGGATCACCCACTCCACCGGGTCGAAGAGGTAAGCCACCGGCCCGACGCCGGGGAAGACGCGCCCGAAATCGTAATCGGCGGTGATGAGCAGGAAGCGGTCGGCGTAGGTCATGCCGTCGAAGCGCAGGGCAAGCTGCCGGCGCACGGTGCTATGCGCACCATCCGCAGCGCACAGATAGGCGCCGTCAAAGGCGCGCGCGCCGGACGGGGATTCAACGATGGCCCTCACATAGTCGCCGCAATCGGCGAAGGCCGTCACGCGATGGCTGAAGTGCACTGCGGCGCAGCCGGTGGCCAGCAGCGCCGGCAGCAACGTCCGCGTCAAGAGCGATTGCGGACACTGCAGGCGAAATGGGAAAGGGGTATCGCCGGCGATGTGCGCATAGTCGAACTGCGCCACCCGCTCGCGCGAGGCGCGCTCCCAGTATTGCAGGACCGTCACACGCAGGCCGAGTTCGATGAAGGCGCGCGCCACCCCCCACTCGTCGAGCATCTCCAGCGTCGGGGGGTGGAAGGTGCTGGCGCGCGCCTCGCTGCTCAGCTCAGGCTGCGCCTCGAAGACGCGCACCGACACGCCTCGCCGTGCCAACGCAAGCGCCAGCGAAAGCCCCACCGGGCCTGCGCCGACAATCAAGACTTCATCCACCATCATTCAAAAACTCATACAGCAAGCCGTGGAAGTGATGCACGCCGTTTTCGCGCTTCACGCAATAGCGCCCTGTGTCATACACCCCCACCAGCAAGTTGCGCCACACATACTCGCAGATCTCAACGTCTTCGCGCTGGATTTCATCGCTGAAGGCCATCGAATCTTGGAGGGTGTTCCACGTCTCCGGCGTGCCGGGGTCGGAGAAATACCACTCGAAGATGGTCAATGTGCGGTCGTAGCTCAGCGGCACGATGATGTTGATCTGCAACATGCCGAGATAGATGTTCAGCATGAAGTTGGGAAAGACCCAATAGTAGAAGGCTTTGTCGTCCCCTTGCAGCGCGGTATAGACGCGGCCGGCGGCGTCCTCGGCGCGCACCGGGCGGATGGGCGCATATTGCGAAGAGTAATAACGGAAGGTGTCTACGCGATACTGTGCGTAGTCCAGCTCCCGATATAGGCCGGGATGCGCCACCGGAACGTGATAGCCCTCAAGATAGTTGTCAATATAAACCTTCCAGTTGGCGTTCACGTAGTAATCGCGGCGTTCCACGCGGCGCATGCCCTCGAAGTTGAATCGCGCCGTTTCGGCGGGGATGTCGCCCAGCGTCTCCAGCAGGCTCGGGCCGTCATCGCTCATGTTGACAAAGGCGAACGGCCCCCACGTCTCGATGCGGATAGGGATCAGGCCATAGTTGCACTTGTCGAAGTCCTGCACGCCCTCGAATTCAGGGGCCGCGCGCAACGAGCCATCCAGGTCATACAGCCAGCCGTGGTAGCGGCATTGCAACGTTTTGCGGTTGCCGGCGCCCTGCGCCACCACACCGGCGCGATGCCGGCACACGTTGTAATACGCGCGCAGGTTGCCCTGCAAATCGCGTACGACCACCACCGGCACGCCCACCACGTCCACGGCCACGTAGTTGCCGGGGAAGCGCAACTGGTCGAGCGACGCGGCAAACTGCCACGTCCGCCGGAATATGCGTCGGTGTTCGAGTTCTAGCCGGGCGGGGTCGGTGTACCAGTGCGCCGGAATCGTGTGCGCGCGAGACAGGTCTGGGTTGAACGTGAAAGATTGAGCTGCCATGGCGCGATTCTCTCTCAGCGCGACGCAGCCGGCGAGCAGCCGGCCGCCAATTTGTCGTAATGTTATAACATTATCGCATGACTGCCGCCACACGCATCGCCGCGCTCCAGTTCGCCACGGGCGAAGATGTCGCGCGCAACCTGGCCACCTGCCTGCGCATGATTGACGCCGCCGCCGCGCACAAGCCCCACCTGATGGTGCTGCCGGAGTTCTGCAACCACATGGCGTGGTATGCCGACCAGGAACACGCCCAGCGCGTCGCCGTGGCGCTCGACGGCGAATTCCTGGCCGCCATCGGCGAACGCGCCCGACGCCATCGCTGCTTCATCAAAATCAACTGCACCGTCCGGCGCGCCGGCGACGGCGTCACCGGCACCAACATCCTCTTCGCGCCCGATGGCGAACCGATCGCCATCGGCGACAAGCAAGTGCTGATGGGCAACGAAAACAATTTCCTGACGCCGGCCCGCGCGTGCACGCCGGTCGTCCAGACGCCGATCGGCCGGCTGGGGATGTATTGCTGCATGGACGGCGTGATTCCGGAGGTCGCGCGCGGATTGGCATTGCGCGGCGCGCAAATCCTGCTCAACAGCCTGAACTCATTCGCGCTTGACGAGGCATCGTTGCACGTTCCGGTGCGCGCCGCCGAAAACAAATGCTTCGTCGTCGCCGCCAACAAAGTCGGCTGGCTGGTGCCCGAAGCGCTCGCGCCGGCGATTGCGCAGCGCATCAAGCTGCCGGCGGAGATGCTGCAAGGCGCGGGCGAATCGCAGATCGTCGCCCCGGACGGCAGCGTGTTGGCTAAGGGGCCGCGTCGCGGCGAGGCTGTCGTGATCGCTGAGGTCGATCCCGCTTGGGCCGACGACAAGCTGCGGCCCGATGGCACGCACATCTTCGCCGCGCGCCGGCCGGCGCTTTACGCGCCCATCGCCGAGCCACCCCGCCCCCGCGCGCGCCTTGCGCCGGTGCATGAGGCGCGCGTCGCCGCGTATGAACCGGCCGACGAATCGCTTGAGGCTGCTGCGCGCGCAGTCGGCGAGGCCATCGCCGCCGGCGCAACGCTGATCGTTTTGCCTGAGTTGTTCGGCCTCGCCGATGGACGAGTGGCCGATCCGGCGCAAGCGCAGGCGACCGGACAACGGGTCGTCGCGGCGATGCAATCGGCCATCGGCAGGAGCGACGCCCTGGTTGCCACAAGCGTCGCGCAAGGGGCGCGCCACCTCGGCGTGCTCATCGGACGGGACGGGATCGTCCTGACGCAGCCGCAATTGCATCCATGCCGGCGACATGCCTGGTGCACTGAACTGGGCGACGACCTACACACTTTCGACGCGCCGTTCGGTCGAATCGCGCTGGTGCTCGGGCCGGACGCAATCTACCCGGAGACCTTCCGGTTGGCGGCGCTGCAAGACGCCGAGATCGTCACCGTGCCGATGCACCCCCTCGAAGCGTGGGAGATGACGCTGGGCCTGCCGGAGCGCGCCGCGGAGAATCGGCTGAACCTGGTGGTCGCCTCGCGCCGCACCCACGCCGGCGGCAGCGCAATCTTCGCCGCCAGCCCGGACTTCACCTTGTGGACGGAATGGCAGACCCGTCCGTTTGACGGCAACATCAACGCGCCGCTCGTCACCCGCGCCGAGCGCCCCGGCCTGACGCTGGCGACCGCCTATCCGGCGGCCTGCGCCAACCGGATGATCTCCCAGAAGACAAACCTGGTCGAAGGCCGGCCGTGGCGGCTGGCCGAAGTCATCGCCCATGCCGCCGACCAACACTAGCTTCATCGTCCTCTGCGGGCGTCGTCCACATGCAGCCGAGGTAGTCCCAGAACGTCCGGCGCGCATCCGCGAGCATGCACGGCTTGAGCGCTTTGCCCTCGCCCGCGCCCCCCGGAGGCCAACGGTGCAGGCGGGGCCTGGCGCCTCCGGCGTGGCCTGACGCGCGGCGTCCGGGCGTTTCTTGAGATCTTCGCGCTGCGCCTCATCGAGCTGATCCCGGTGATCCGCGCGCGCCCGCCAAAGCCGCCCGCCTCGTTGCGCCGCGCGAAACCTTAAAATTTCTGATGCGGAAGCCCTGGTGTGATAGAACGACGTAGCATTGACTGGCCATGAACGATCTACCTTCGTCAGCGTGGTATGGCGGCATCGAAGCCGGCGGCACGAAATTTAACTGCATCATCGCCCGTGATCCTGACCACATCCTCGCCGAAGCGCGCTTTCCCACCCGCAGCCCCCGCGACACCCTGTCGCAGGTCATCGCCTTCTTCGCCAATGCGCGCGTGCCGCTGGCCGCCATCGGCATCGGCTCGTTCGGCCCGATAGACCTCGATCCCGCGTCACCGACGTTCGGCTACATCACCCGCACGCCCAAGCTGGAGTGGCAGAACACCGATTTCGTCGGCTGCATTCGGCAGGCGTTGCACGTGCCCATCGTCTTCGAGACGGATGTCAATGCCGCCGCCTACGGGGAGTACGTCTGGGGCGCTGCGCGCGGCCTGCACACCTTTGTGTACTACACCATCGGCACCGGCATCGGCGGCGGCGGCATGGTCGCCGGCCAACCGATCCACGGGCTGCTCCACCCGGAGATGGGCCACATGCGGCTGCCGCACGATTGGGCGCGCGATCCATTTGCCGGCGCTTGCCCTTTCCACGGCGACTGTCTGGAGGGCTTGGCCAGCGGACCGGCGCTCGCTCAGCGCTGGGGCGCCGACCCCAAGACCCTGCCGCCCGATCACCCTGCTTGGCCGCTCGAAGCGCACTACATCGCCCTGGCCCTCGTGAACACCATCTGCATCCTCTCCCCTCAACGCATCCTCCTCGGCGGCGGGGTCATGGAGCGCGCCTTCCTCTTCCCGCTCATCCGCGACGCGGTGCAGCAGTTGCTCAACAACTACATCGCGCACGACGCGCTGCTGAAACACATTGACGAATACATCGTCCCCCCGGCCCTGGGCGGGCGAGCGGGCGTGCTGGGCGCCGTGGCGCTCGCGCGCGACCTCGCACAGGCGCCCGCTTTGCCCTCGCCTTAAACGCTTTTTGGCAATCAACCGACTCTCAACCCAGAGCCCGAGAGCAAGGATGGCGTATTCCACCCTCATCGAGCGCGCCCGGCCGGCGCTGCTTGATAGAACAGGCCATGCATCGTTCCATCGGCGCCGTCCAGATCGCGTTCAGATCACCGCAGCCAATGCCCCTTGGCTGCGGTGGCTTGCCCCTACCCTCCCCCGGCCGGCGCCATTTTGCCTTCGGCCAAGGAGCAAACCATAGGCCGGCTCGCGACGGGCCGCGATAACATTGAGGGCAAAAAAGACGAGTCGCATGAGCCAAAAACGCACTCCCAAGCACGGCGATAACGCGCGCCCGATTGAACCTTGCGAGCATCGGGATGAAGAGAGCGCGCCAACAACCCGTGGGCCGGTGACGCCCACAACGGACGCATCGGTCGTTTGACGAGCGTTTAAGCAGGCCATGAGCACAACGGTAAAGTCCAGACAGCGCGTCATACCGAGCACGGCGAGGTGCTGACGCCCCAGCACATCGTCAACGCCATGCTCGATCTTGGTCGAGGCCGGAGACCGAGCGCATCGACTCGCGCTTCCTTGAGCCCGCCTGCGGGACGGGGAATTTCCTCATCGCCAGGTTCTGGACCGCAAACTGCGCGTGGTCGAAGCGCGCTATCGCCAAGAGCCAGACTGGAATACGAGCGCTACGCCGTCCTCGCCGTTTCGTCGCATCTATGGGATCGACATCCTCGAGCCGACAACGTCGGAGGAGTGCCGCCAGCGGTTGTTCCGGAGCGTTCGACGCGGCGATTACACCCGCCTCTTCGGGGAGATGGCAACCAAGCGCAAAGTGCCGCGAGGCGGTGCGTTATCATCCTGCGGCGCAACATCGTCCACGGCGACGCGCTGTCGTTGCAGACCGTCGCGGACCAAACGCCGCAGCCCATCCTCTTCCCCGAATGGTCGCTGGTCAACGGCAGCCTGCTCAAACGGCGCGACTTTGCCTTCCAGTGAGTTGGTCAGCCAGGGAGTCCGATGCGGGAACTGCCCCTCTTCTCCGATGCCAGGGCGAGGAGGTGTTCATCCCGGAGCCGGTCAAGGACTATCCGCCGGTGCATTTCTCTGGAGGTCGCCCATGCCTACGATGAGTAGCTCCAACCCCGACGTGCTCTCCTGCTTGGCGAACCTCTCCAGCGACGAGGTGTTCACCCCGCCGCAACTGGCCAACCGAGATGCTGGACCTGCTGCCGGCTGGAGCTGTGGAGCAATCCCTGAGGCCCGCTTTCTCGACCCCTGCTGCAAATCGGGCGTGTTCCTGCGCGAGATCGCCAAGCGGCTGGACAAGGGACTGGAGCAACACATCCCCGACCGCCAGGCGCGCATCAACCACATCATGCAGCACCAGCTCTTCGGCATCGCCATCACGGAACTGACCGCGCTTATCTCGCGTCGTTCGCTCTACTGCTCCAAGACGGCCAACGGCAAGTATTCGGTCTGCACGGCCTTTGACACACCCGAAGGCAACATCCGCTATCGGCGCACCGAGCACACCTGGAAAGAACGGGCGCTGTGTGTTCTGCGGCGCCAACGAGGAAAACTATGCCCGTGGCGAGGAACTGGAAACCCACGCCTATGAGTTCATCCACACCGAACACCCGGAGGAGATTTTTGATATGAAATTCGATGTCATCATCGGCAATCCGCCGTATCAGTTGAGTGATGCCGGATACGGGAGAAGCGCATCACCTATATATCATCATTTTGTTAAACAAGCGAAAAAACTAAACCCGCGCTTTCTGGTGATGATTATTCCTTCAAGATGGTTTGCAGGCGGCAAGGGTCTCGATGAGTTCAGGACAGAAATGCTCAACGATGACCGGATACGAAAACTCGTAGATTACGAAAACAGCGCGGATGTTTTCCCCGGTGTGGATATAGCCGGTGGAATATGCTATTTCCTTTGGGAAAGAGATTCACATGGACCTTGCGAAGTAACCAACTTCTACAACGGACAGCCTGTTGTCTCCAAGCGGCAGCTCAATGAATTCCCTGTTTTCATTCGTCATAGCCGAGCCATTCCAATAATCCGCAAGGTATTGGCTAAGAATGAGAATGGAGGAAGACGGTTGAACGAAGTTATATCGTCTAGAAAGCCTTTTGGTCTGCCTACGAATTATACTCCAAGAGAAAAAGGTATTCCCTGTTGGTTTAAGCAACGTATCGGTCTGAAATACGCTGATCC is a genomic window containing:
- a CDS encoding inosine-uridine preferring nucleoside hydrolase — its product is MNDAQTAQPKFKILFDTDPGIDDAMALLLALVSPEIEVVGVTTVFGNSHVEATTRNALNLLNLAGRPDIPVAKGADRPMVRPRGQTGELVHGDDAMGNIGWTAVHNPDQKPLDMPAAQFIVETVMARPGEITLVAVGPLTNVGLALQLEPRIAQAARNVVIMGGSVATPGNVSPAAEANIHNDPHAAALVFGAGWDVTMAGLDVTMAVRMDEAFFAALRRSGNRLAQFIGRIAPCYQQFHRERYGYPDGGVDTHDPSAIAYLIDPTLFRAERWSVVVPLDGPAMGATIADRRGLFWSGPKVNCLMGVDAPRFLEIFRARLTA
- the psuG gene encoding pseudouridine-5'-phosphate glycosidase, with amino-acid sequence MCPAVAQPIVALESTLITHGFAYPRNLQVAQEIEKAVRDAGAQPATIAVLNGQVKIGLSDDEIEALAKSRDARKCSVRDLGIVIGLGLDGSTTVAATMFLAARHGIGVFATGGIGGVHRGHPFDVSADLTELSRTPVTVVCAGAKALLDLPLTFEHLETLGVPVIGYQTDEIPAFYTRRSGLRADICAETPQDVVRIVRARRALGLPGGELVCVPVPREAELPREVAEEAIIEAQRRADEAGIHGPAATPFMLDQIAKLTGGASVRANVALLINNARIAAHIARAMMDE
- a CDS encoding N-carbamoylsarcosine amidase, with amino-acid sequence MNESLQQNYKGVFDGRLGFGKKPAVLVVDFIRAYTTPGSPLFAGPVCDAVMQTVDVLAAARAKGVLVVYTQVLYNPNGLDGGIFVQKVPVLRKMVAGEPLAEIVPELAPHPQDVVIVKQYASAFFGTSLASLLTAQGVDTVILTGCSTSGCVRATAVDGMQYGFRVMVPRECVGDRRPEPHEANLFDINSKYGDVVSKAEVLAYLAGLP
- a CDS encoding decarboxylase; its protein translation is MTDALGWRKKFGVLAPSTNTIVEPDFYAMRVPGVTAHFSRIHIRDQNLNSDAAFENLLAQIRVEINYAIDRVMTCEPDYIVMGMSAETFWDGVEGNRAFKRRVSERAGGLGVATGAEACEKALQLFGARRIGVVTPYQPIGDQNVVRFFNDIGFEVARIKGLRCPTAVAIAHVTEDELRRALIEVNGDDVDALVQVGTNLSMVRLADEAERWLGKPVIAINAATWWFALRQNGIEDKVWGAGRLLREF
- the prpB gene encoding 2-methylisocitrate lyase — protein: MTHGSAAPKPGPLWAALAAEHPLQIVGASTAYHALLARRAGFRALHLSGAGVSMSSLGAPDLGIIALEDVLIDARRITDACDLPLLVDVDTGFGSAFNIARAVKALIKAGAAGLHIEDQVQAKRCGHRPGKAIVSQAEMVDRIKAAVDARTDAGFVIMARTDALAIEGLAAAIERAAAYVEAGADMIFPEAMTEPAMYRRFKEAAAVPVLANANEFGLTPLLTAQQFAAHGVDMVLYPISAFRAASRAALAVYETIRRDGAQTAVLSLMQTQDELHAILDYEAYERKLDALFAAGRA
- a CDS encoding pentachlorophenol monooxygenase, with the translated sequence MVDEVLIVGAGPVGLSLALALARRGVSVRVFEAQPELSSEARASTFHPPTLEMLDEWGVARAFIELGLRVTVLQYWERASRERVAQFDYAHIAGDTPFPFRLQCPQSLLTRTLLPALLATGCAAVHFSHRVTAFADCGDYVRAIVESPSGARAFDGAYLCAADGAHSTVRRQLALRFDGMTYADRFLLITADYDFGRVFPGVGPVAYLFDPVEWVILMQQREGVRVIFRVHEDEREEDALHPRAIRERLARLLDPWPADDVPVRGASLYSVHRRIAESFRVGRVLLLGDAAHINNPTGGMGMNSGIHDAHNLADKLTRVMRGASESLLTQYAEERRAAALALVQMRSDQNSRDMNARDPAYRAERNRRLRAAAADPALARAFLLRASMMDERIGANP